The window AATCCTGGGCAAACAATGGTAATATTTATGTTTTGATCGTATACTTCAGATCGTAATGAATCAAAATAACCATGTAAAGCGTGTTTTGATGCCGAATATGCGGAACGTAATTTTGTTCCAAATTTACCAACTAAACTGCTGATCACTATAATTTGTCCGCCACCGTTAGCAATCATAAGCGGTAATACCGCTTTACTTAAAATTACGGTACCCCAGAAATTAGTATTTATAATTTTTTGTTCAATTTCTAAGCTGGTTTCTAGAGCCAAACCACGCTGACTAATTCCTCCGCAATTGACCAATAAATCAATTTTCCCGAAAATTTTAATTGCATCTTCAGCCTTGCTTTTAAGAATTTCAGTTTCACTTAAATCGAAAGGTAAAACATGTACGTTAAAAGAATTCTGACAATTTGCCTTTACCCTAAAAAGTTCGTCGCGGTTTCGTCCCGAGATTATTAACTTATCTCCAGCTTTAAAATACTGATATACTAAGGCTTCGCCAATTCCTGATGATGCGCCTGTAATCCAAACAATTTTCGACATAGATTTTAATTATTGATTAATAGAATTTTGAAATGATTGAATGTTTATAAATCCAATACGCTTGCAATTCTATTCCTTCACTTGTTCTCTAATTCAATATTCATTAACTATAAACAGCTCTGAAGCAATGTGATCAGCAAATAATTTACCGCTTTGATTGAGCTTTATTTTATCATCACCTAAAATAAACCAATCTTTATCCTCAAAGTTCTTTAGGTTATATTTAGTTTCTTCTAAAAAATCTTCACCAAAATCAGCTTTTATTTTATTTAAATCTATGCCCCACATGGTCCGCAAAGCGGTCATCACATATTCGTTAAACCGATCATTTAAACTTA is drawn from Pedobacter mucosus and contains these coding sequences:
- a CDS encoding SDR family oxidoreductase, giving the protein MSKIVWITGASSGIGEALVYQYFKAGDKLIISGRNRDELFRVKANCQNSFNVHVLPFDLSETEILKSKAEDAIKIFGKIDLLVNCGGISQRGLALETSLEIEQKIINTNFWGTVILSKAVLPLMIANGGGQIIVISSLVGKFGTKLRSAYSASKHALHGYFDSLRSEVYDQNINITIVCPGFIKTNVSINALTASGTGQGIMDDAQSNGMSAETCAIEIVKAIKNKKEEVYIGGKETKAVLLKRFFPNLFSKKIRQAKVT